GCTCAGGCATTAGGCGCGCTCTTAATCAAGAAGTATAATCTTGAAGCGATGCCTATGGGCTACATACTAATTGGTGCAGGCGGCACAATCGGCTTCATCGGCAGAGCGAGAGGAATACCGCAGGACAAACCCGGAATCGCTGCTATGTATGTTCTCGCTGCTCAATACATGGGGATGAGATTCGTCTACCTCGAAGCAGGCTCAGGTGTGATATCACATGTTCCGCCTAACATAATTAAAACTGCGCGTAGCCTATTTGACGGCATATTGATTGTAGGTGGCGGCATAAGGTCTGCAAGCGATGCTAAGGCTGTAGCTGAGGCAGGCGCAGACATCATCGTGGTGAGCACACTGCTTGAGAAAGGCGGATTCGACAATACTTTGAAAGAGATCGTGCAAGCAGTAAGGAGAGATTAGTTAGTAATAATATCCGTTTTGTGATGTGATGTTGTGATACGGCTGTGACGCAAAATATTGCTGATGGCATGGAGCAGATTTACAAGCTCACAGTCTTCCCGAATCACTACAGGCAGTACAATCAACTTCTGTTTAAAGAACTAAACGAGCTTCATAAGATGGCGTCTGAAGCACGTAGTAAAGGTCTTGATCCTTCCACCAAAGTTGAGACGGACATAGCCTTCGACTTGGCTGATCGTGTTGACAGGATGTTTAATCTACCCTTAGCTGATAGACTTAGAGAGCTTCTAGGCAAGAATCGTCCTGAGGCCGCAGCTCTTCAACTCGCTGAGGAGGTTGCGCTCGGCAAATTCGGCTACATGGAACGAGATCAAGGCCTCAACATGGGTGTGAGGATTGGCCTTGCTGTTGTGACGGAGTGCGTCACAGTGGCGCCGATACAGGGAATCTCCTCGGTTGAGATAAGGAAGAATGACGATGACAGCAACTACATCTCAGTCAGCTTCGCAGGACCTATCAGATCAGCCGGTGGAACCGAAGCTGCCTTCACAATAATTATTGCTGATCATCTGAGAAAGGCACTAGGACTAGATCCCTACCGGGTGAACGGGTGGGGTGAAGACGAATCAGGAAGGTTCGTAGAGGAGTTACGTATCTACGAGAGAGAAGTCGGAAGCTTCCAGTACAGAGTCACAGACGAAGACATACAGTACGCTCTATCGCACATGGCAGTCGAGGTTAACGGAGTCGAGACTGACCCTGTTGAGGTTGTTGTTCACCGAGGTATGAAACGGATTGAAACTGATCGTGTTCGCGGAGGCGCCTTAAGAGTTATCAACGACGGTGTCATAGGTCGTTCACGGAAGCTTCTCAACCTAGTCACAACGCTTCAAATCACAGGCTGGGAGTGGCTGGCCAATCTGAAAGGTGGCCAGAAGCAAGGTACAGAGAGTTCCGGAACCGAATCGTCATCACATTTCCGTGACGTTATTTCTGGCCGACCTGTTCTCTCTACACCCAACAGCATAGGAGGCTTCAGGCTTCGCTATGGACGCGCCTGCAACACAGGTCTCTCCGCGATAGGCGTTAACCCTGTTGTACCCATCATTCTTGATTACCCGTTCGTAGTAGGCACTCAAGCCAAAGTGAATCTTCCAGGTAAAGGCGCCGTAATCACATTCGTCGATTCCATAGAGCCTCCTCTTGTGAGGCTCACCGATGGCTCTGTGGTACGTGTAAGCTCTGTTGACGTTGCTAAGAGCGTTGTGAAACAAATTGAGAAGGTGCTTTACCTCGGAGATATCCTGATCAGCTACGGAGACTTCCTAGAGAACAACATGAAGCTACTTCAATCCGCCTATGTGGAAGAGTGGTGGGTTCAAGATTTCTCTAAGACGATTAAAGAGAAGTACGGAAGCGTTGAACGTTGCTCAGAAAACTTGGGTGTCAGCGTTGAACGTCTACAGATACTACTCAACAACCCCTTATCCACATATCCATCAGTTGAAGAGGCCGCGTTGCTCGGTAAACGCCTGAATCTTCCTCTTCACCCACGCTACCTCTTTTACTGGAGTAACCTGTCCACCTCCGATGTTGTTCTTCTAAGACAGAAAATAGAGCCTAAATCACTCGACGCGAAGAAGGAATGTCTTCTAACAATTTCTGCAGACAAAGCCGTCAAGGCTCTGCTTGAAAAGGCAGGTATTCCTCATCTTGTTAAAGACAATCAATACCTCATCCAAGGTGATGACGCATACGCGCTGTCGCTCACACTCGACTTGGCTTCAAAGGATAAGCAGGTATCAGGCTGGAAGGATATCTGGGAACTCCTCTCCTCCTACTGCGGCATACCTATTCGAAACAAGTCGGCCGTCTCCGTCGGGCTCCGCATCGGACGTCCTGAGAAGGCTATGATTAGAAAAATGAAGCCCCCGGTTCACGTGCTGTTCCCTGTGGGAAATAACGGAGGAGCTAGACGCGATATTATCCAAGCAAGTAAGAGCGGTTCAATCGAAGTTGAAATGGTTAACATGGTCTGCTCTAGCTGCGGTGAACGTTCCCTCAGGCGGGTCTGCTCTAGCTGCGGTGGCGAGGCCACACTGCAGAGACTCTGTCAGAAATGTGGACGAGAGATAAAAGGTGACAGCTGCCCGTCTTGCAAGACAAGCGGAATATTCTACACTACAGTCTCATTCCCAATTGCTAAGGCCTTGGATGACGCAGTGAAGAGAATAGGGTATCGTCCTACTCCTCCTCTAAAGGGCGTCAAAGGCCTCTCAAACGCAACAAGGATCACTGAGCTGCTGGAAAAAGGACTGCTTCGCCGGAAATATGATCTCTCTACCTACAAGGATGGAACAATACGTTTCGACGCTACTAACGCTCCTCTAACACATTTCCGCCCCAAGCAGATCAACACCTCAGTTGAGCAGCTTAAGAAACTTGGATATTCAAAGGACATCTATGGCAAGCCTCTTGAGGATGAAAACCAAATCCTTGAGCTGTATGTTCAAGACATCATTATCCCATTCGAAGCGGGAGACTTTCTCATACTTGTCTCAAAGTTTCTGGATGAGCTGCTTGAACGACTTTATGAGCTTCAACCTTACTACAAGCTTGAGTCAAAAGAGGATGTTATAGGTCGTCTAGTGGTGGGCTTAGCTCCTCACACAAGCGTAGGCGTAATTGGACGAGTAATCGGCTTCACGAACGCACAGGTCTGCTATGCTCACCCGTTCTGGCACTCCTCGAAAAGACGTGACTGCGATGGAGATGAGGACGCGATTATTCTTCTGCTTGATGTCCTGCTGAACTTCTCAAGAGAATACATCCCTACACAGATCGGTGGGTTAATGGATACACCGCTTTTGCTTCAACCAATCATCATCCCCAAAGAGGTGCAAAGACAAGCGCATAACTTGGACATAGATGGTCCGTACCCCTTAGGCTTCTACGAAGCCACCTTGAAGGAAACTTCGCCGAATGAGCTGACCAGTATGATAGATGTTGTTCGTAGCCGGCTGGGTGCTGAGCGACAGTTCTGTGACTTCCACTTTACACATGATACTTTGACGCTTTCGATCGAACAGGAGCGAAGCGTCTACTCTGTTCTAAAGACATTGCAGGAGAAACTTGACAAGCAGATTGAACTAGCAATCAAGATTAACGCGGTGAATCCTGACGAAGTAGTCGCCTCGGTTCTAAGAACGCATCTGCTGCCCGATATCCTCGGGAACATGAAGGCTTACACCTCTCAAAGTTTCAGATGCAAATCCTGTGGTGAGTCGTATAGAAGATTCCCTCTCAAAGGAGTATGCGTCTCATGCGGTGGAGAACTTCAAGCAACCGTTACACGTGGCTCGGTAGAGAAGTACCTTCACATCGCACTCAGTCTTTCAGAGAAGTTTGGAGTAGATCAGTATCTCCGCAACCGGTTCAAACTCATAGCTGAAGAGTTTGAATCACTCTTCCCTGAGAAGGAAACAGACAAAGAGCAAACAGATCTAACTCAGTTCTTCGAAACAAAAACCAACTAGTAACCAGTGCGTTGAGACGACGAGGATTTTGCCAGAACACCAATAGACTTAAAGGAAGACCGTCTTTCAGGAGGCTGAGATAAAGGTACCCAAAGTTGAGTACATTCGGCTCCCCTGAATCAATATACCAAGACATTATGTTCGCGCTGCAGAAGCATCAGAAATGGTTTAGCGAAAGCATACCTCTCATTGCCAGTGAGAACGCTCCTAGCCCCGCGGTGAGAGAAGCCATGGTCTCGGACTTTATGAATCGTTACGCGGAGGGATGGCCTGGTGAACGAGTTTACGCAGGTTGCACCTATATCGATCAGGTTGAGCTGCAATGCATCGAGCTAGCTAAGAAGCTGTTTAGAGCAGAGTTCGCTGATGTTAGACCTATTTCAGGTGTAACCGCAAACCTAGCGGTTTACTCAGCCATTTCAGAACCTGGAGACCGTATGGTTGCGCTCGCTATACCTAACGGTGGCCACATCTCGGTGGGTAAAAAGGAGTTTTCAGGGACAGCAGGGCTTGTTCACGGTTTAAGGGTCGAGTACTTCCCGTTCAACAAAGAAGAGATGAATATCGACGTAGACGAAACTAAGAAGAAGATCACTAAAATGGTCGAGGAGGAGAAGGACGCTCCCAAGTTTGTAGTGTTCGGAGGCAGCCTGTTTCTCTTCCCGCATCCTATCAAGCAGTTAGCGGACTTTCTGAAGAGCTACGGAATAACTGTCTGCTACGACGCCGCGCATGTCGCAGGACTTATAGCTGGAAACCAGTTCCAAGACCCATTGAGAGAGGGAGCTGAGATTATGATGATGAGCACGCACAAGACTCTGTTCGGCCCGCAGGGAGGAGCTATACTTGCCGCTGAAAAATTCTCTGAGTCAATCAAGAAGGCAGTTTTCCCGGGAGTTACCAGCAACCACCATCTTCACTCAGTAGCCGGTAAAGCTATCGCCTTCACGGAGATGATGAAGTTTGGTCAAGAGTACGCTACACAGGTCGTTAGGAATGCGAAGGCCTTGGGGCAGGCTCTGCACGACAGAGATTTGTCTGTTATGGCAGAGAACAAAGGCTTCACCGAGTCACATCAGATAGTCATCGATATCACAAAGTATGGGTTAGGTGGAGACGTTGAGAAGAAGCTTGAGAAATGCAATATTATTCTTAACAGACAACTAATTCCTGGTGACACTAAGGCTGGACGTCACTATATGAATCCAGGCGGCTTGAGGATTGGTGTTTCAGAGGTTACTCGTATAGGGATGAAGCAACAGGAGATGGAGGAGATCGCGGAGTTTATTCGACGTGTGGTTGTCAAGAAGGAGGATCTGAAGTCGGTGGCAAACGATGTAGTTGAGCTTCGGCGTCGCTTCCAGAAGGTGCAATATTGTTTTGAGCCGGGAGACGCCTACCAATATATTAAGATAAGATAAAACTATTAATGATAATCAATATCATCACAACAATTATAAGAATTAGAAAACTTGCGAAAAAGTACATAATTGTTGTACTACATTGTACCGATAGGTATTACTAAATAATTTATTTGGAGAGAATTAAAAAAGATTTTTTGAATCAAAACTCGCTATGAAAATAGAGAACATCGCAGTAGCTATAGCAATAGCAGCAATTATCATCGCAGCAGCAGGATTAGTATTACCTGGAGTGCCTGGCCAAGCCGGGCAAGCTGGACCACAAGGAGCACAAGGACCACCGGGAGTAGCCGGAGCAACCGGAGCGACTGGAGCCACCGGTAACATAGGAGCGCAAGGACCACCGGGACCACAAGGTCCAGCCGGAGCAACCGGAGCAACAGGACCGGCTGGAGCATCTGGAGCGGCAGGCGCAAGCTCAGGAATTATCCAAGGAACAATTACCGATGCAGCAACAGGCAAGCCAATTAACAAAGCCACAGTGACTACTGAACCAGCCACCACCTCAGCAACCACTGACAGTAATGGTGCATTCAAGATATCAGATGTTCCAGTAGGCGGCTACTACGTAGTCGCACTCGCTAGTGGATACGACTCAAACTGGTCAGTATCCTACGTCAAGACTACCGCACCATCATCAGTAAACCTAGTGTTGTCCAAGACAATTCTCCAACTAGTCAAAATCAGAGGCATCATACCTGGAGATAAAGAAATCTATCCAAACAAGCAGGTAGCAATAACTCTAACAGGTGGTTATCCAAGCCATGACAACGAGAAAATCACTACATCAGGCCTTCCAAACGTAGGAGTTGGAACCTACGTCTACATTGAAGGTCAGAAAATAGATCTGAACGACGTTAAGTTCACCTCATGGACATGGAAGCTAACACCACCAGCCAACTCAAAGGCAACTCTCGATAACAATTCAACTCAGTTCACACGCTTCAAAGCTGACGTTATCGGACGCTACACCATCACCGCCACTGCCATAAACGAGAAAGGTGAGAAGTTCACTAGCTCCCGCGACGTTTACGCAGGTAAATACGCAGGAGTAACGAAGTGTGCATCTTGTCACAGCGGCAGCATAATGCCCGACAAGATTTCAGAATGGGCAGCAACTGGTCACGCAACCAAGTTCGAAACAACCTATGGATCATACAGCAAAGCAAGAGACTACTGTGTCAGATGTCACACAGTCGGATTCGACGAGACCGCTGACAACGGTGGTTTCGACGATGCTGTGAGAACACTCGGATGGAGTCCTGAGAATGGTAGTGTAATGGCCTTCTTGAAGGCGAACTCAGTCAAGAACACTACCCTGAGAGAACTAGTCAACAATCCAACAACCTACAACAAGATGAACATTCAATGTGAGAACTGCCACGGACCAGGCGACAACACGCACACCGGCGCGTACAGCTTCGAACCTGAAGTCTGCGGTTCATGCCACACTCAGATTAACGAGCTCAGAAAGTCGGGCCACGGAACCGGTGAATTCGTCGGATCTAACTACCCGCACACAGCAACAAGCACA
This window of the Nitrososphaerota archaeon genome carries:
- a CDS encoding geranylgeranylglyceryl/heptaprenylglyceryl phosphate synthase, producing the protein MAGTVEASIREEIKKHGTICFALIDSEGITKEKAADIVKRAEQCKVSGILVGGSTAVDQLELDYITGAVKSVTSLPVILFPGNITGISPKADAIFFSSLLNSDEPYFIIQAQALGALLIKKYNLEAMPMGYILIGAGGTIGFIGRARGIPQDKPGIAAMYVLAAQYMGMRFVYLEAGSGVISHVPPNIIKTARSLFDGILIVGGGIRSASDAKAVAEAGADIIVVSTLLEKGGFDNTLKEIVQAVRRD
- a CDS encoding DNA polymerase II large subunit, producing MTQNIADGMEQIYKLTVFPNHYRQYNQLLFKELNELHKMASEARSKGLDPSTKVETDIAFDLADRVDRMFNLPLADRLRELLGKNRPEAAALQLAEEVALGKFGYMERDQGLNMGVRIGLAVVTECVTVAPIQGISSVEIRKNDDDSNYISVSFAGPIRSAGGTEAAFTIIIADHLRKALGLDPYRVNGWGEDESGRFVEELRIYEREVGSFQYRVTDEDIQYALSHMAVEVNGVETDPVEVVVHRGMKRIETDRVRGGALRVINDGVIGRSRKLLNLVTTLQITGWEWLANLKGGQKQGTESSGTESSSHFRDVISGRPVLSTPNSIGGFRLRYGRACNTGLSAIGVNPVVPIILDYPFVVGTQAKVNLPGKGAVITFVDSIEPPLVRLTDGSVVRVSSVDVAKSVVKQIEKVLYLGDILISYGDFLENNMKLLQSAYVEEWWVQDFSKTIKEKYGSVERCSENLGVSVERLQILLNNPLSTYPSVEEAALLGKRLNLPLHPRYLFYWSNLSTSDVVLLRQKIEPKSLDAKKECLLTISADKAVKALLEKAGIPHLVKDNQYLIQGDDAYALSLTLDLASKDKQVSGWKDIWELLSSYCGIPIRNKSAVSVGLRIGRPEKAMIRKMKPPVHVLFPVGNNGGARRDIIQASKSGSIEVEMVNMVCSSCGERSLRRVCSSCGGEATLQRLCQKCGREIKGDSCPSCKTSGIFYTTVSFPIAKALDDAVKRIGYRPTPPLKGVKGLSNATRITELLEKGLLRRKYDLSTYKDGTIRFDATNAPLTHFRPKQINTSVEQLKKLGYSKDIYGKPLEDENQILELYVQDIIIPFEAGDFLILVSKFLDELLERLYELQPYYKLESKEDVIGRLVVGLAPHTSVGVIGRVIGFTNAQVCYAHPFWHSSKRRDCDGDEDAIILLLDVLLNFSREYIPTQIGGLMDTPLLLQPIIIPKEVQRQAHNLDIDGPYPLGFYEATLKETSPNELTSMIDVVRSRLGAERQFCDFHFTHDTLTLSIEQERSVYSVLKTLQEKLDKQIELAIKINAVNPDEVVASVLRTHLLPDILGNMKAYTSQSFRCKSCGESYRRFPLKGVCVSCGGELQATVTRGSVEKYLHIALSLSEKFGVDQYLRNRFKLIAEEFESLFPEKETDKEQTDLTQFFETKTN
- a CDS encoding serine hydroxymethyltransferase; translation: MFALQKHQKWFSESIPLIASENAPSPAVREAMVSDFMNRYAEGWPGERVYAGCTYIDQVELQCIELAKKLFRAEFADVRPISGVTANLAVYSAISEPGDRMVALAIPNGGHISVGKKEFSGTAGLVHGLRVEYFPFNKEEMNIDVDETKKKITKMVEEEKDAPKFVVFGGSLFLFPHPIKQLADFLKSYGITVCYDAAHVAGLIAGNQFQDPLREGAEIMMMSTHKTLFGPQGGAILAAEKFSESIKKAVFPGVTSNHHLHSVAGKAIAFTEMMKFGQEYATQVVRNAKALGQALHDRDLSVMAENKGFTESHQIVIDITKYGLGGDVEKKLEKCNIILNRQLIPGDTKAGRHYMNPGGLRIGVSEVTRIGMKQQEMEEIAEFIRRVVVKKEDLKSVANDVVELRRRFQKVQYCFEPGDAYQYIKIR
- a CDS encoding cytochrome c3 family protein, whose amino-acid sequence is MTTEPATTSATTDSNGAFKISDVPVGGYYVVALASGYDSNWSVSYVKTTAPSSVNLVLSKTILQLVKIRGIIPGDKEIYPNKQVAITLTGGYPSHDNEKITTSGLPNVGVGTYVYIEGQKIDLNDVKFTSWTWKLTPPANSKATLDNNSTQFTRFKADVIGRYTITATAINEKGEKFTSSRDVYAGKYAGVTKCASCHSGSIMPDKISEWAATGHATKFETTYGSYSKARDYCVRCHTVGFDETADNGGFDDAVRTLGWSPENGSVMAFLKANSVKNTTLRELVNNPTTYNKMNIQCENCHGPGDNTHTGAYSFEPEVCGSCHTQINELRKSGHGTGEFVGSNYPHTATSTDCARCHTGQGFVNAQIRGEELVFPSMETPTKKANMFAPELQAAVGCVTCHDPHQATDAVNGKSKQLRIEGEVTAPQGFTVDAGVSAVCVKCHADKRDAQYLKDYIAGKYSRGAHGNTQADVFYGAGVVTFNKTFSNSPHTSVVAEGCAECHMISTIGHGGNEAGGHTWNMVMKNGTQNVAACSQSGCHAKGSITTFDRTASADFDGNGKTEGVQTEVKGLLAKLEAKLPKDKNGAVLSLVNTNNTNELQRKALWNYWVIKNDGSNGVHNTQFAVQVLQETYKQLTGESAGSKVLTPPNIPHSLDGRTDCAMCHKVGGSGVGQPGGMGLPADHTGRTSAVCTTCHKTA